The proteins below come from a single Mucilaginibacter mali genomic window:
- the rhaM gene encoding L-rhamnose mutarotase gives MQRVAFKMKLFPGLKEEYKKRHDEIWPELSALLKETGVSDYSIFLDEETNSLFGVLKVTDKANLDTLPAQAVMQKWWAYMGDIMESNPDNSPVSVPLTEVFYLP, from the coding sequence ATGCAAAGAGTAGCCTTTAAAATGAAATTATTCCCCGGCCTGAAGGAGGAATATAAAAAGCGCCACGACGAAATATGGCCCGAATTATCGGCGTTATTGAAAGAGACCGGCGTAAGCGATTATTCCATATTTTTAGACGAGGAAACCAATAGCCTGTTCGGCGTACTTAAAGTAACCGACAAGGCAAACCTTGATACCTTACCTGCGCAAGCCGTAATGCAAAAATGGTGGGCCTATATGGGCGATATTATGGAGAGCAATCCCGATAATTCGCCGGTGAGCGTACCATTGACCGAGGTTTTTTATTTACCATAA
- a CDS encoding TIM barrel protein, whose product MQLEKYKIDEANQQKAAAHQRKFDYVAGEVANLDDVMEKLAAFNIAIPSWALGTGGTRFGRFSGGGEPRSLEEKIEDIGVLHALNRSSGAISLHIPWDIPKDAKAIKALAAQHGLRFDAMNSNTFQDQSNQAHSYKFGSLQHVDKAVRKQAVEHNIEVIKQGIELGSNALTVWLADGSCFPGQLNFRKAFENTYESLEEIYAAMPDDWKMYLEYKCYEPNFYSTTVADWGQSYMYVNKLGPKAYTLVDLGHHLPNANIEQIVSLLMMEGKLAGFHFNDSKYGDDDLTVGSINPYQLFLIFNELVEGMDARGMNHANDLGWMIDASHNVKDPIEDLLQSVEAIKIAYAQALLVDKKKLVEAQLNNDAALAQEVLQQAYRTDVRPLVAESRLRAGGALDPIGVFRSLQVRGNLIKERGEKTVATGL is encoded by the coding sequence ATGCAGTTAGAAAAATATAAGATAGACGAAGCTAATCAGCAGAAGGCAGCGGCACACCAGCGTAAATTTGACTATGTGGCCGGCGAAGTTGCCAACCTTGATGATGTGATGGAGAAATTAGCGGCGTTCAATATCGCTATACCAAGCTGGGCCTTAGGCACCGGAGGTACCCGTTTCGGCCGTTTCAGCGGAGGCGGCGAGCCACGTTCGTTAGAAGAGAAGATAGAAGATATTGGCGTGCTGCACGCGCTTAACCGTTCAAGTGGTGCTATTTCGCTGCACATCCCCTGGGATATCCCAAAAGATGCCAAAGCCATCAAAGCATTAGCGGCCCAGCACGGCTTGCGTTTTGATGCCATGAACTCTAATACTTTCCAGGACCAGTCAAACCAGGCCCATAGCTATAAATTCGGTTCGCTGCAGCATGTAGATAAAGCAGTACGCAAGCAAGCCGTTGAGCATAATATCGAAGTAATTAAACAGGGCATCGAGCTGGGTTCTAATGCCTTAACCGTTTGGCTGGCCGATGGTTCTTGCTTCCCGGGTCAGTTAAATTTCCGCAAAGCCTTTGAAAATACTTACGAAAGCCTTGAGGAGATCTACGCCGCTATGCCGGATGACTGGAAGATGTACCTGGAGTACAAATGCTACGAACCTAATTTCTATTCGACCACGGTAGCCGATTGGGGCCAATCGTACATGTATGTAAACAAATTAGGTCCGAAAGCTTACACGCTGGTTGACCTTGGCCACCACCTGCCAAACGCCAATATCGAGCAGATCGTTTCGCTGCTGATGATGGAAGGCAAACTGGCTGGGTTCCACTTTAACGATTCGAAATATGGCGATGACGACCTAACCGTAGGCAGCATCAACCCATACCAACTGTTCCTGATCTTTAACGAACTGGTTGAAGGTATGGACGCCCGCGGCATGAACCACGCTAACGACCTGGGCTGGATGATCGACGCGTCGCACAACGTAAAAGACCCGATTGAAGACCTGTTACAATCTGTCGAGGCTATTAAAATAGCTTACGCGCAGGCCTTACTGGTTGATAAAAAGAAACTGGTTGAAGCGCAGTTGAACAACGATGCCGCTTTAGCACAGGAAGTATTACAGCAGGCTTACCGTACAGACGTTCGTCCGCTGGTGGCCGAATCGCGCTTACGTGCCGGTGGTGCTTTAGACCCAATTGGCGTATTCCGCAGCTTGCAGGTACGTGGTAATTTAATTAAAGAACGCGGCGAGAAGACCGTAGCTACCGGTTTATAA
- a CDS encoding FGGY-family carbohydrate kinase: MTTTPVIAIFDIGKTNKKFFLINEYYKIVLERTTSFDETTDDDGDPCEDVAKLKSWVDETLKNALSQKKFDMKAINFSTYGASFVHLNNNNDVTAPLCNYLKDFPEDLKQEFYSKHGGEEKIAQETASPVLGNLNSGMQLYRIKHRKPELFNRIKYSLHLPQYLNHLVSGNFYSDITSIGCHTQLWNFGENTYHAWVKEEGIDKILAPIFPSDKVDEVIIDGKPYAVGVGLHDSSAALIPYLANFAEPFVLISTGTWCISLNPFNNNVLTPEELSQDCLCYMEYHGKPVKASRLFAGNEHEQQTKRISAHFDKPSFYYKMVAYDADLVPTIPSGVAGTGVNQSAFVDRDLNSFKTYEEAYHCLIADIMEQQKASTHLAIQDTQVKRIFVDGGFSKNPIYMNLLAKAFPNFEVYAASVAQATAIGAALAIHKYWNNKQLPADMIELKYYAVAHNVEI, from the coding sequence ATGACGACTACACCTGTAATAGCGATCTTTGATATAGGCAAGACCAATAAAAAATTCTTCCTGATCAACGAGTATTACAAGATCGTTTTAGAGCGCACCACATCCTTTGATGAGACCACCGACGATGACGGTGATCCCTGCGAGGATGTGGCCAAACTGAAAAGCTGGGTAGACGAAACTTTGAAAAATGCCCTGTCGCAAAAGAAATTCGACATGAAGGCCATCAATTTTTCAACCTACGGTGCCAGCTTTGTACACCTTAATAACAATAACGATGTTACCGCTCCGCTTTGCAATTACTTGAAGGATTTTCCCGAAGACCTGAAGCAGGAGTTTTACAGCAAGCACGGCGGCGAAGAGAAGATCGCGCAGGAAACAGCGTCGCCTGTTTTGGGTAACCTTAACTCGGGCATGCAGTTATACCGCATCAAGCACCGCAAGCCGGAATTGTTCAACCGGATCAAGTATTCGCTGCATCTGCCGCAATATCTTAACCATTTGGTTAGCGGTAATTTCTATTCGGATATTACCAGTATCGGCTGCCACACCCAGTTGTGGAACTTTGGCGAAAATACCTACCATGCCTGGGTAAAAGAGGAAGGTATCGACAAAATACTGGCTCCGATTTTCCCATCGGATAAGGTTGACGAGGTAATCATCGATGGCAAACCGTATGCTGTTGGCGTGGGGCTGCATGATAGTTCTGCCGCGCTGATCCCATACCTGGCTAATTTTGCCGAGCCCTTTGTACTGATATCTACCGGTACCTGGTGCATTAGTTTGAATCCGTTCAATAACAATGTATTAACGCCCGAAGAACTGAGCCAGGATTGCCTGTGCTACATGGAATATCACGGTAAACCGGTAAAAGCATCGCGCTTATTTGCCGGTAATGAGCATGAGCAGCAGACTAAACGCATTTCAGCCCATTTTGATAAGCCTAGCTTTTATTACAAGATGGTGGCCTACGATGCCGACCTGGTACCCACTATACCGTCAGGTGTTGCCGGGACTGGCGTAAACCAATCAGCTTTTGTTGACCGCGACCTGAATAGTTTTAAAACCTACGAAGAAGCCTACCATTGCCTGATAGCCGATATTATGGAGCAGCAAAAAGCATCCACGCATTTGGCTATACAGGATACACAGGTAAAGCGCATTTTTGTTGATGGTGGCTTCAGCAAGAACCCTATCTACATGAATTTGCTGGCCAAGGCCTTCCCTAATTTCGAGGTGTATGCCGCTTCGGTTGCGCAGGCTACGGCCATTGGCGCCGCGCTGGCCATCCACAAATACTGGAACAATAAACAATTACCGGCCGATATGATCGAGCTGAAATATTATGCGGTTGCACACAATGTTGAAATATAA
- a CDS encoding DUF4450 domain-containing protein — protein sequence MLKYKKQSILYQSGKQLMFAFLFTSVFLPTGTHAQTQPSLKLWHGIERELRYHPDGQDFVINNGKRRFNRALYGTNTAFRVEAGDLPEFALYLPGMGGNLKFGLVSGTESKWLINTASIEARYRPGTMIYTIKDPMLGNGTLNIQVLAGSADENIIVKANFSNTNKNVNLLWAFGGATGKKFSRDGDIGADPESSFYLKPEYCNGNVYTIDQQKFTLNFSGKAMSEAGRYEIDQTGKGENKVETVVKSMLFGQFPVSEQVHVADANALSTPLSLLNSKGSTQPVLTGVLDATPGKDQYWVIQSGKSLGANTPTQLFNSAEAARQKLASRVQVKTPDPFINTYGGALSVAADGIWEDPSYMHGAVAWRMRLPAWRGPYVADPLGWHDRAWSHFSSYALSQMTEPESGPVTPDTALHLARQLEKLGTAMFSSGYISRNPGGKIVPHHYDMNLVYIDELLNHFKWTGNLDEVKKLWPTIKRSLAWEKRNYDADGDGLYDAYCAIWASDAMQYSGGGVTHSSAYNYRANRDAAFLAKLVGDDPKPYEQEATHILSAMNKQLWLSKQGNYAEYKDLLGEQLLHPSAGLWTIYHAIDSDVPDAFQTYQSLRYVDTHIPHIPVIAKGLSGDNYLLSTTNWEPYDWSLNNVVMAENLHTALAYWQGNRPEDAYKLWKSAILESMYLGASPGNFQQISFYDAVRGELYRDFGDPIGMGARSLVEGLFGIRPDLLNNTVTIKPGLPAEWNYASLSVPDVKFDFKRDGQSDTYLVESNFAKGTNFKFIIPRLTEKVNSVTLNGKPVQWAAEAAVGQPLMVINAGRQSKYALKITWNKATTFTTNTSAEDKNCYQFITVDTVFKMPVLAVTDPQHVLRDHRIQGKRLYYTADEHPGHHTFFAKIGSAGLNWWVSININISPSLYITAPLQQPENELRFKAFNYLSKSVNVKINHRPYTGRGMEVSTEHDLSSDVVIPVQDILPGTNAINVVPNGLKGGGIFDTTIINWHVSLPKNLRSETINLQPYFNDKVTNIFKNQYLSPRPKSPTLQLPTQGIGNWAYPLVTANIDDSGIKKESVDGMFTTPQGIKFAIDRGNDKNILFTSHWDNYPKQATVPLTGKALHAYFLMAGSTNPMQSRMVNATVTVTYTDGSKTVLELKNPENWWPIEQDCDNDGFAFDIDAPRPLRVHLKTGEVTDNNRKFTGIKGFSNKGVDGGAATVLDLPLDPSKQLKDLLLATHTNDVVIGLMAVTLIRP from the coding sequence ATGTTGAAATATAAAAAGCAAAGCATTTTATACCAATCAGGCAAACAGTTAATGTTTGCCTTTTTGTTTACGTCAGTATTTTTGCCGACGGGCACTCATGCCCAAACCCAGCCATCGCTCAAATTATGGCATGGCATAGAGCGTGAATTACGTTACCATCCCGATGGACAAGACTTTGTGATCAATAACGGCAAACGCCGCTTTAACCGCGCGTTGTATGGCACGAATACCGCATTCCGTGTGGAAGCCGGCGACCTGCCTGAGTTTGCCCTGTATCTGCCCGGTATGGGCGGCAATCTGAAGTTTGGGTTAGTTAGCGGCACCGAGAGCAAGTGGCTCATCAACACCGCATCTATCGAAGCCCGCTATCGCCCGGGCACCATGATCTACACCATTAAAGATCCAATGTTGGGGAACGGTACATTGAACATCCAGGTATTGGCCGGTTCTGCCGATGAGAACATCATCGTAAAAGCCAACTTCAGTAATACCAACAAGAACGTAAACCTGCTGTGGGCATTTGGTGGCGCTACGGGCAAGAAATTCTCGCGCGATGGTGATATCGGTGCCGATCCGGAGTCCTCGTTTTACCTGAAGCCCGAGTATTGTAACGGGAACGTTTACACTATCGATCAGCAAAAATTCACCCTCAATTTTAGCGGTAAAGCTATGAGCGAAGCCGGTCGCTACGAAATTGACCAGACCGGAAAGGGGGAAAACAAGGTAGAGACGGTTGTAAAGAGTATGCTGTTCGGTCAATTTCCCGTTTCTGAACAGGTACATGTAGCCGATGCCAATGCGTTGAGCACACCGCTAAGCCTGCTTAATTCGAAAGGAAGTACACAGCCAGTATTAACCGGTGTATTAGATGCCACGCCGGGTAAAGATCAATATTGGGTGATTCAAAGCGGAAAAAGTTTGGGTGCTAACACACCAACACAACTATTCAATTCGGCCGAGGCCGCCCGCCAGAAATTAGCTTCGCGTGTTCAGGTTAAAACACCTGATCCTTTTATCAATACATACGGTGGCGCATTAAGCGTTGCTGCCGATGGTATTTGGGAAGACCCATCGTACATGCACGGAGCTGTGGCCTGGCGCATGCGGTTACCGGCCTGGCGCGGGCCTTATGTAGCCGATCCGCTGGGCTGGCACGATAGGGCATGGTCGCATTTTAGCAGTTACGCCTTATCGCAAATGACCGAACCTGAAAGCGGCCCCGTTACGCCGGACACCGCCCTGCATTTGGCCCGTCAGTTAGAGAAACTGGGTACGGCCATGTTCAGTAGCGGTTATATCAGCCGCAACCCCGGCGGTAAGATCGTGCCGCATCATTACGACATGAACCTGGTTTACATAGACGAGTTGCTGAACCATTTTAAGTGGACCGGCAACCTGGACGAGGTAAAGAAACTATGGCCAACCATCAAACGATCCTTAGCCTGGGAAAAACGTAATTACGATGCCGATGGCGACGGGCTGTACGATGCTTATTGCGCCATTTGGGCCAGTGATGCCATGCAGTATAGCGGGGGTGGGGTAACGCATTCATCGGCCTATAACTACCGCGCTAACCGCGATGCCGCCTTTTTAGCCAAACTGGTAGGCGATGATCCAAAGCCCTACGAGCAGGAAGCCACGCATATCCTTTCGGCCATGAACAAACAGTTATGGCTAAGCAAGCAAGGCAATTACGCCGAATATAAAGACCTGCTGGGCGAGCAATTACTGCATCCATCAGCCGGTTTGTGGACGATATATCACGCTATCGATTCAGATGTGCCGGATGCTTTCCAAACCTACCAGTCGCTGCGATATGTGGATACGCATATTCCGCACATTCCGGTGATAGCCAAAGGCTTGTCGGGCGATAATTACCTGTTATCAACCACCAACTGGGAGCCTTACGATTGGTCGCTGAATAACGTGGTAATGGCCGAGAACCTGCACACCGCCTTAGCTTACTGGCAGGGCAACCGCCCCGAAGATGCCTACAAACTTTGGAAAAGCGCCATACTGGAAAGCATGTATTTGGGCGCGAGTCCGGGTAATTTCCAGCAGATATCATTTTACGATGCCGTGCGCGGCGAACTGTACCGCGATTTCGGTGACCCGATAGGTATGGGCGCCCGTTCGCTGGTGGAGGGGCTTTTTGGTATCCGGCCCGACCTGCTTAATAATACCGTCACCATAAAACCCGGCCTGCCTGCCGAATGGAATTATGCATCGTTAAGCGTGCCTGATGTGAAGTTCGATTTTAAACGCGACGGGCAATCGGATACTTATTTGGTGGAGAGTAACTTCGCAAAGGGCACTAATTTTAAATTTATTATACCAAGGCTTACAGAAAAGGTTAACTCGGTTACACTGAACGGTAAACCTGTTCAATGGGCAGCAGAAGCGGCGGTGGGACAGCCTTTAATGGTTATTAATGCAGGCAGGCAAAGCAAGTACGCTTTGAAGATAACCTGGAATAAAGCAACTACATTTACCACAAACACATCTGCCGAAGATAAGAACTGTTACCAGTTTATCACTGTCGATACTGTTTTTAAGATGCCGGTATTAGCGGTGACCGACCCACAGCATGTATTGAGGGATCACAGGATACAAGGTAAGCGGCTTTATTATACGGCTGATGAGCATCCCGGGCATCACACTTTTTTTGCGAAGATCGGTAGCGCTGGCCTAAATTGGTGGGTGTCCATAAATATCAACATATCGCCAAGTTTATACATTACTGCTCCGCTACAGCAGCCCGAGAATGAGTTGCGGTTTAAAGCCTTCAATTACCTTTCAAAAAGCGTTAATGTAAAAATTAACCATCGTCCGTACACTGGCCGTGGAATGGAAGTTTCCACCGAACATGACCTATCGAGCGATGTAGTTATTCCCGTTCAGGACATATTACCCGGCACTAATGCCATAAATGTTGTTCCTAATGGATTAAAAGGCGGGGGGATATTTGATACCACCATTATCAATTGGCATGTATCGCTCCCTAAAAATCTTAGATCGGAAACCATCAACCTGCAACCCTATTTTAATGATAAGGTAACTAATATCTTCAAAAACCAATACCTGTCGCCCCGACCAAAATCGCCTACGCTGCAGTTGCCAACGCAGGGTATCGGTAACTGGGCTTACCCATTGGTTACGGCCAATATTGATGATAGCGGTATCAAAAAAGAATCGGTTGACGGCATGTTCACTACGCCGCAGGGTATAAAATTCGCTATCGATAGGGGCAACGATAAAAACATCCTGTTTACCTCGCATTGGGATAATTATCCAAAACAAGCAACGGTACCATTAACCGGCAAGGCGTTGCACGCTTACTTCCTGATGGCCGGTTCAACCAATCCCATGCAAAGCCGCATGGTTAACGCTACGGTAACGGTAACTTATACTGATGGCAGCAAAACCGTGCTGGAGTTAAAGAACCCCGAGAACTGGTGGCCGATTGAGCAGGATTGCGATAACGATGGCTTCGCTTTTGATATTGACGCCCCCCGACCTTTACGTGTGCACCTGAAAACTGGTGAAGTAACAGATAACAACCGCAAGTTTACCGGCATAAAAGGCTTCAGCAATAAAGGGGTAGATGGCGGCGCGGCTACAGTATTGGATCTGCCGCTTGATCCGTCGAAGCAATTAAAAGATTTGCTATTGGCCACTCATACCAATGATGTGGTGATAGGGCTGATGGCGGTAACATTGATCAGGCCATAA
- a CDS encoding arylsulfatase produces MKKLFTLLALGCLASIGFAQKKIAKKPNIIIILADDMGYSDINCFGSTIQTPNINDMAKTGLVMTNFYNASRCCPSRASLLTGLYQHQAGVGDMVNTRTEPGYQGYLNHNCVTIAEVLKTGGYNTYMAGKWHVGTAPENWPVKRGFDHYFGLIDGAGSYFNPTAPYRPNQHLTVALDDKPFTPGANWYSTDNYADYAVKYIKDNKATGKPFFLYMAFTSPHWPLHALPEDIAKYKGKFMKGWDVLREERLQKMIALGIVPKDTKLSPRDPNVPEWNSLTEAEKVDFDDKMAVYSAMVDRMDQNIGRIRQALKETGVDQNTLIMFLSDNGASSEYTKGNGFLPEILAAAKKPASDPTSFTTYGFPGANVSNTPLRLFKHWEYEGGTATPFIANGPSIIKKHIQSAQPAHLIDLMATCLDAAGVAYPKTYNGSNITPTEGVSLLPLMQGKVWKGNNALFFEHEGNRAVRQGDWKLVSQYPENKWQLYNIKTDRAELTDLSAQYPDRMKAMIALYDEWAPSAGVVPFDKLGKGKGDL; encoded by the coding sequence ATGAAAAAACTGTTCACTTTGCTTGCATTAGGCTGTTTAGCTTCGATAGGTTTCGCGCAAAAGAAAATCGCTAAAAAGCCCAATATTATTATCATCCTGGCCGATGACATGGGCTACTCGGATATCAATTGTTTTGGGTCAACCATCCAAACGCCTAATATTAATGATATGGCTAAAACAGGTTTGGTGATGACCAATTTTTATAACGCCTCGCGCTGCTGCCCGTCGCGCGCTTCATTGCTAACGGGCTTGTACCAACATCAGGCTGGGGTAGGCGATATGGTGAATACCCGAACCGAACCCGGCTACCAGGGCTACCTGAACCACAATTGCGTAACCATTGCCGAGGTGCTTAAAACCGGCGGCTACAATACCTACATGGCTGGTAAATGGCACGTAGGCACAGCACCCGAGAACTGGCCTGTAAAACGCGGTTTCGATCATTATTTTGGTTTGATAGATGGCGCGGGCAGCTATTTTAACCCGACCGCGCCATATCGCCCCAATCAACATTTAACAGTTGCTTTGGATGATAAACCTTTTACGCCCGGCGCAAACTGGTACTCTACCGATAACTATGCCGATTACGCGGTGAAGTATATTAAGGATAACAAAGCTACCGGCAAGCCATTCTTTTTATACATGGCCTTTACCAGTCCGCACTGGCCGCTGCATGCTTTGCCCGAAGACATTGCCAAATACAAAGGTAAATTTATGAAAGGCTGGGATGTGCTGCGCGAAGAACGCCTGCAGAAAATGATCGCCCTGGGCATCGTACCTAAAGATACCAAACTATCGCCCCGCGATCCGAACGTGCCCGAATGGAACTCGCTGACCGAAGCTGAAAAAGTTGACTTTGATGATAAAATGGCGGTATATTCGGCTATGGTGGATCGGATGGATCAAAACATTGGCCGCATCCGCCAGGCGCTGAAAGAAACCGGCGTTGACCAGAACACCCTGATTATGTTCTTGTCTGACAATGGCGCCAGCAGCGAGTACACTAAGGGCAACGGCTTCCTGCCCGAGATACTGGCCGCGGCCAAAAAGCCCGCCAGCGACCCGACATCGTTCACCACCTACGGTTTCCCCGGTGCTAATGTAAGTAACACGCCGCTGCGCCTGTTCAAGCATTGGGAATACGAGGGTGGTACCGCTACGCCGTTCATTGCCAACGGACCTTCCATCATCAAAAAGCATATCCAAAGCGCCCAACCAGCACACCTGATCGACCTGATGGCTACCTGCCTTGATGCAGCCGGCGTGGCTTACCCAAAAACCTATAACGGCAGCAACATTACCCCAACCGAAGGCGTAAGTCTGTTGCCACTGATGCAAGGTAAAGTGTGGAAAGGCAACAACGCCCTGTTTTTTGAGCATGAAGGCAACCGCGCCGTACGCCAGGGCGACTGGAAGCTGGTATCGCAATATCCTGAGAACAAATGGCAGCTTTATAATATCAAGACCGATCGTGCCGAGCTGACCGACCTGAGCGCACAATACCCCGACAGAATGAAAGCAATGATAGCCCTGTACGATGAATGGGCGCCAAGCGCAGGGGTAGTGCCTTTTGATAAGTTGGGTAAGGGCAAAGGCGATTTGTAG
- a CDS encoding ArnT family glycosyltransferase, which yields MKKITESNAAANTLILIVVTFLIRLWIAAYTGLGIGESYYFRGALDLNLSYFDQPPLFFWLSGITVKLFGINNLGLRFPAVLLFAGTSWMLFLITRKFFNACAGFWAVVIMNLSAVFTVAIACWFQPDAPLMFFWLASAYVMIRIMFDPQNGQPGARYHTAKIYGLWLLVGVLMGLATLSKYHVIFLFAGVFVFVGTNKDQRHWLLHPGPYLAIIIAFVLALPVLLWNYQNNWASFVFQGSRAGGVSLHPEWFLRSIGGQALWLLPWVWWPLMVQLFQSYKLRKQEVYSFNFWIAILPVVFFTVVTLWADLQYHFHWQAPGYMMLFIPLGYAIDKKLNGPHKEGRATRRWLRFSVCFTVITIGVLSLHMVTGFWQWYGPKWIVKAAHGDNIDPTIQGVDYDDIKGRFEKEGWLNNPNVFTGAARWWLTGKVDWALKGQKPVICFSDDPRNLAFLVDPNTLIGKDCVIIGQEHEESVNRDVKPFFDEVKQLPDVAVMRSGRDELHLQVYYCKNFHLPATPRNDLPLYHQLTGRPPFGK from the coding sequence ATGAAGAAAATAACCGAGAGCAACGCGGCTGCAAATACCCTTATACTTATTGTTGTTACCTTTTTAATAAGGCTGTGGATAGCCGCGTATACCGGTTTAGGCATCGGCGAATCGTACTACTTTCGTGGCGCGCTCGATCTGAACCTGAGCTACTTCGATCAGCCGCCTTTGTTTTTTTGGCTGAGCGGTATTACCGTAAAACTTTTCGGTATCAATAATTTAGGGCTGCGCTTCCCTGCGGTATTGCTGTTTGCAGGTACCAGTTGGATGTTGTTCCTGATCACCCGCAAATTTTTTAACGCATGTGCCGGCTTTTGGGCCGTGGTAATAATGAACCTGAGCGCGGTATTTACGGTGGCTATCGCCTGCTGGTTTCAGCCCGATGCGCCGCTGATGTTCTTTTGGCTGGCATCGGCCTATGTAATGATCCGGATCATGTTCGATCCGCAGAACGGACAACCTGGCGCACGTTATCATACCGCTAAAATATATGGCTTATGGTTGCTGGTTGGTGTGCTGATGGGTTTGGCTACGCTGAGTAAATATCACGTGATATTTTTATTTGCAGGCGTATTTGTGTTTGTAGGCACCAACAAAGATCAACGGCACTGGTTGCTGCACCCCGGGCCTTACCTGGCTATTATAATAGCCTTTGTACTGGCCTTACCGGTATTGCTGTGGAATTATCAAAACAATTGGGCCTCCTTTGTTTTCCAGGGGTCCCGGGCGGGCGGGGTTTCATTACATCCCGAGTGGTTTTTACGCAGTATTGGTGGCCAGGCCTTATGGTTATTGCCATGGGTATGGTGGCCATTGATGGTACAGTTGTTTCAATCGTACAAATTGCGCAAGCAGGAGGTTTATAGCTTTAATTTTTGGATAGCCATTTTACCGGTGGTGTTTTTTACGGTGGTAACCTTGTGGGCCGATCTGCAATACCATTTCCACTGGCAGGCGCCGGGCTATATGATGCTGTTTATCCCACTTGGATATGCTATTGATAAAAAGCTGAACGGCCCGCATAAGGAGGGCAGGGCAACCCGTCGCTGGTTAAGATTTTCGGTATGTTTTACAGTGATCACCATTGGCGTGCTGAGTTTGCACATGGTTACCGGCTTTTGGCAATGGTATGGCCCTAAATGGATAGTGAAAGCAGCGCACGGCGATAATATCGATCCCACCATTCAAGGCGTAGACTACGATGATATTAAAGGTCGGTTTGAAAAAGAAGGCTGGCTGAACAACCCCAACGTATTTACCGGCGCTGCCCGCTGGTGGCTAACCGGTAAGGTAGACTGGGCGCTGAAAGGGCAAAAACCGGTGATCTGCTTTAGTGATGACCCCCGCAACCTGGCTTTTTTGGTTGATCCGAATACCCTTATTGGTAAAGATTGCGTGATTATAGGGCAGGAACACGAAGAAAGCGTTAACAGGGATGTAAAGCCATTTTTTGATGAAGTAAAGCAGCTGCCCGATGTGGCGGTTATGCGCAGCGGCCGGGATGAGTTGCACCTGCAGGTTTATTATTGTAAGAATTTCCACCTGCCCGCTACCCCAAGGAATGATTTGCCACTGTATCACCAGTTGACGGGTAGGCCGCCGTTTGGGAAGTGA